The following coding sequences lie in one Arthrobacter sp. PGP41 genomic window:
- a CDS encoding alpha-amylase family protein — MRIAETSDLWWKNAVVYCLDVETFFDDDGDGTGDFAGLTQRVDYLAALGVTCIWLMPFYPSPDRDDGYDVTDFFTVDPRLGTLGDLVEFVRAAKDRGMRVIADFVVNHTSDQHPWFVEARQSTDNRYRDYYVWRSDTPPDTSSEVVFPGEENSLWTKDDATGEWYLHMFAKHQPDLNVTNESVRNEIAKAMGLWLELGLDGFRLDAVPFFLETRGQPKDEAANLDPHEYLAALRSFVSRRNGSAVLLGEVNLPYKEQVEYFGGPEGNELNMQFDFMSMQHIYLSLARRDARPLAETLKSRPPLHPDNQWAMFVRNHDELTLDKLTDGEREEVFAAFGPEKNMQIYGRGLRRRLPPMLGGDQERLRMVYSLMFSLPGTPVLFYGEEIGMGEDLRQKSRAAVRTPMQWNDEKNGGFSTANVSQLVAPVVRGEYGPENLNAAKAKRDPGSLFNFMVTLIRRYRESAELGWGKFAVIDQPEPAVFAHTLSSDGGALVLLHNFGEEPVKVRGTVAAEDGPRNAFRDAVLLDLFDGDNTALDPDGSFTVELGRYGYRWFRLHRKGDRPAP; from the coding sequence ATGAGGATCGCCGAAACCTCGGATCTCTGGTGGAAGAACGCAGTAGTGTACTGCCTGGACGTTGAGACATTCTTTGATGACGACGGCGACGGCACCGGTGATTTCGCCGGCCTCACCCAGCGCGTGGACTACCTGGCCGCCCTGGGAGTGACCTGCATCTGGCTGATGCCGTTCTACCCCTCGCCGGACCGGGACGACGGCTACGACGTCACGGATTTCTTCACCGTGGACCCCCGGCTGGGCACCCTGGGAGACCTGGTGGAGTTCGTCCGGGCCGCCAAGGACCGCGGCATGCGGGTCATCGCCGACTTCGTGGTGAACCACACCTCGGACCAGCACCCCTGGTTTGTCGAGGCCCGGCAATCCACGGACAACCGGTACCGGGACTACTACGTGTGGCGGAGCGACACGCCCCCGGATACCTCCTCCGAGGTGGTGTTCCCGGGTGAAGAGAACTCACTCTGGACCAAGGACGACGCCACCGGCGAGTGGTACCTGCATATGTTCGCCAAACACCAGCCGGACCTGAACGTGACCAACGAGTCCGTGCGGAACGAAATCGCCAAGGCCATGGGCTTGTGGCTGGAGCTGGGCCTGGACGGGTTCCGCCTGGATGCCGTGCCTTTCTTCCTGGAAACCCGGGGCCAGCCCAAGGACGAGGCCGCCAACCTGGATCCGCATGAATACCTGGCAGCATTGCGGAGCTTCGTCAGCCGTCGGAACGGGAGCGCGGTCCTGCTGGGCGAGGTGAACCTGCCCTACAAGGAACAGGTGGAGTACTTCGGCGGCCCCGAAGGCAACGAGCTGAACATGCAGTTCGACTTCATGTCCATGCAGCACATCTACCTGTCGCTGGCCCGCCGGGACGCCCGTCCCCTGGCCGAGACCCTGAAGAGCCGGCCACCGCTCCATCCCGACAACCAGTGGGCCATGTTCGTCCGCAACCATGACGAACTCACCCTGGACAAGCTCACGGACGGCGAGCGCGAAGAAGTTTTCGCGGCGTTCGGGCCCGAGAAGAACATGCAGATCTACGGGCGCGGGCTGCGCCGGCGGCTCCCCCCGATGCTCGGCGGCGACCAGGAACGCCTGAGGATGGTGTACTCGCTGATGTTCTCACTGCCCGGCACGCCCGTGCTGTTCTACGGCGAGGAGATCGGGATGGGTGAGGACCTGCGGCAGAAGAGCCGCGCCGCCGTGCGCACCCCGATGCAGTGGAATGACGAAAAGAACGGCGGGTTCTCCACCGCCAACGTGTCCCAGCTGGTGGCGCCCGTCGTCCGGGGTGAGTACGGCCCCGAGAACCTGAATGCCGCCAAAGCCAAGCGGGACCCCGGTTCGTTGTTCAACTTCATGGTCACGCTGATCCGCCGCTACCGCGAATCGGCGGAGCTGGGCTGGGGCAAGTTCGCCGTCATCGACCAGCCGGAACCGGCCGTCTTCGCCCACACCCTCAGCTCGGACGGCGGCGCGCTGGTGCTGCTGCACAATTTCGGGGAAGAGCCCGTAAAAGTCCGGGGCACGGTGGCCGCGGAGGACGGGCCGCGGAATGCGTTCAGGGACGCTGTCCTGCTGGACCTGTTCGACGGCGACAACACAGCGCTGGATCCCGACGGCAGCTTCACGGTTGAGCTGGGACGCTACGGTTACCGCTGGTTCCGCCTGCACCGCAAGGGCGATCGGCCGGCACCCTAG